A genomic stretch from Acinonyx jubatus isolate Ajub_Pintada_27869175 chromosome E2, VMU_Ajub_asm_v1.0, whole genome shotgun sequence includes:
- the RINL gene encoding ras and Rab interactor-like protein isoform X1: MMARLQSAYHGRSTCPDTGLLLNWSASVLWQHRLSKSEVFLYHLRPDHGLLASRILRMAQPEDKASAGLIDGERMVPPQVNGAGETPLGVLGTPEPLLRLQRTRGVWQIPELATQDAGALLELWPPGSFLVTGHNSSQVLVLRTGASPGEVCTYQIQKLPGGVSLEYSNLCMPDLPHLLAFLSASRDVLPRTLLLPPPTLRPGDQQTGLPQTGGVQLNISEKVLPVVNKLYLETHGGWGLEQITTETPPGTAESHSSAPRNPAPHRVSWVEGPLSPEGYHPGPTLASLVEEKEKEDEDEDSYTDEEKGPDDVLTHHIQALARARSNYVGRQFQGLRARLTSNAGGPHRPGDPATELLQDVRHLLTDLQDHLSKDPDVRAVFGSRGPGVPQKEEDLGAALEAALCRAVLEPLKPALWTRLRTLRARELRRLRQRQTALRAGAGPEGQGPAPALRSRIHARLEHLHAACAPRRKVALLLEVCSDVYAGLAQGEDQEPLGADAFLPALTEELIWSPHIGETQLDVEFLMELLDPDELRGEAGYYLTTWFGALHHIAHYQPDVGRAPQGLSSEARASLRQWHSRRTLHRQDRQDRGAQVQLPFEEPWARDTVPRDGL, from the exons ATGATGGCACGTTTACAGAGTGCCTACCATGGGCGGAGCACTTGTCCAGACACGGGGTTGTTACTCAACTGGTCCGCGTCTGTATTATGGCAGCACCGGTTGTCAAAATCTGAAGTGTTCCTGTACCACTTG AGGCCAGACCATGGCTTGCTGGCCTCCCGCATCCTGAGGATGGCCCAGCCGGAGGACAAGGCCTCTGCAGGCCTCATCGACGGAGAGAG GATGGTTCCACCACAGGTGAATGGAGCAGGTGAGACCCCCTTAGGGGTCCTTGGGACCCCAGAGCCACTCCTTCGCCTGCAGAGGACACGGGGGGTGTGGCAGATCCCAGAGCTGGCTACTCAGGATGCGGGAGCCCTTCTTGAGCTGTGGCCACCGGGG AGTTTCCTGGTCACAGGACACAACTCCAGCCAGGTCCTGGTGTTGAGGACAGGAGCTTCACCAGGAGAAGTCTGCACCTACCAGATCCAGAAGCTTCCTGGAG GTGTTTCTCTGGAATACTCTAACCTCTGTATGCCGGACCTGCCCCATCTCCTGGCTTTCCTATCAGCCAGCAG GGATGTTTTGCCCAGAACACTGCTCTTGCCCCCTCCCACTCTAAGACCAGGAGACCAACAAACAG GTCTTCCACAGACCGGCGGCGTCCAACTCAACATCTCGGAGAAGGTGCTCCCCGTGGTGAACAAGCTGTACCTGGAGACCCACGGAGGGTGGGGTTTGGAGCAGATCACCACAGAGACACCTCCAGGGACTGCAGAAAGCCACAGTTCAG CCCCCAGGAACCCTGCCCCTCACCGGGTCTCCTGGGTCGAAGGCCCGCTCAGCCCAGAAGGATACCATCCTGGGCCAACCCTAGCCAGCCtggtggaggagaaagagaaggaggacgaggacgaggacaGCTACACAGATGAAGAGAAAGGACCTGACGATGTTCTCACCCATCACATCCAGGCTCTGGCCAGGGCCCGGAGCAACTACGTGGGCAGGCAGTTCCAGGGCCTTCGAGCCCGCCTCACCTCAAATGCTGGAGGGCCCCACAGGCCCGGGGACCCAGCCACAGAGCTGCTTCAGGATGTGCGGCACCTCCTTACCGACCTCCAGGATCACTTGTCAAAGGACCCCGACGTCAGGGCTGTCTTCGGGAGCCGGGGACCTGGGGTCCCCCAGAAGGAGGAGGATCTTG GCGCCGCGTTGGAGGCCGCCCTGTGCCGGGCGGTGCTGGAGCCCCTGAAGCCCGCCCTGTGGACGCGACTCCGGACGCTGCGAGCCCGGGAGCTGCGGCGACTGCGGCAGCGACAAACAGCCctgcgggcgggggcggggcctgaggggcagggccccgcccccgccctgcgGAGCCGCATCCACGCGCGCCTGGAGCACCTCCACGCCGCCTGCGCCCCACGCCGCAAGGTGGCGCTGCTGCTGGAGGTGTGCAGTGACGTTTACGCGGGCCTGGCTCAGGGCGAGGACCAAG AGCCCCTGGGGGCCGACGCCTTCCTGCCCGCGCTGACGGAAGAACTGATCTGGAGTCCGCACATTGGGGAGACGCAGCTGGACGTGGAGTTTCTTATGGAGCTCTTGGATCCGGACGAGCTGCGGGGAGAAG CCGGGTACTACCTGACCACGTGGTTTGGGGCGCTGCACCACATTGCTCACTACCAGCCCGATGTGGGCCGCGCACCCCAGGGGCTCAGCTCTGAGGCCCGCGCCTCCCTGCGCCAGTGGCACAGCCGGCGAACGCTGCACAGACAGGACAGACAGGACCGCGGAGCCCAG
- the RINL gene encoding ras and Rab interactor-like protein isoform X2, whose amino-acid sequence MAQPEDKASAGLIDGERMVPPQVNGAGETPLGVLGTPEPLLRLQRTRGVWQIPELATQDAGALLELWPPGSFLVTGHNSSQVLVLRTGASPGEVCTYQIQKLPGGVSLEYSNLCMPDLPHLLAFLSASRDVLPRTLLLPPPTLRPGDQQTGLPQTGGVQLNISEKVLPVVNKLYLETHGGWGLEQITTETPPGTAESHSSAPRNPAPHRVSWVEGPLSPEGYHPGPTLASLVEEKEKEDEDEDSYTDEEKGPDDVLTHHIQALARARSNYVGRQFQGLRARLTSNAGGPHRPGDPATELLQDVRHLLTDLQDHLSKDPDVRAVFGSRGPGVPQKEEDLGAALEAALCRAVLEPLKPALWTRLRTLRARELRRLRQRQTALRAGAGPEGQGPAPALRSRIHARLEHLHAACAPRRKVALLLEVCSDVYAGLAQGEDQEPLGADAFLPALTEELIWSPHIGETQLDVEFLMELLDPDELRGEAGYYLTTWFGALHHIAHYQPDVGRAPQGLSSEARASLRQWHSRRTLHRQDRQDRGAQVQLPFEEPWARDTVPRDGL is encoded by the exons ATGGCCCAGCCGGAGGACAAGGCCTCTGCAGGCCTCATCGACGGAGAGAG GATGGTTCCACCACAGGTGAATGGAGCAGGTGAGACCCCCTTAGGGGTCCTTGGGACCCCAGAGCCACTCCTTCGCCTGCAGAGGACACGGGGGGTGTGGCAGATCCCAGAGCTGGCTACTCAGGATGCGGGAGCCCTTCTTGAGCTGTGGCCACCGGGG AGTTTCCTGGTCACAGGACACAACTCCAGCCAGGTCCTGGTGTTGAGGACAGGAGCTTCACCAGGAGAAGTCTGCACCTACCAGATCCAGAAGCTTCCTGGAG GTGTTTCTCTGGAATACTCTAACCTCTGTATGCCGGACCTGCCCCATCTCCTGGCTTTCCTATCAGCCAGCAG GGATGTTTTGCCCAGAACACTGCTCTTGCCCCCTCCCACTCTAAGACCAGGAGACCAACAAACAG GTCTTCCACAGACCGGCGGCGTCCAACTCAACATCTCGGAGAAGGTGCTCCCCGTGGTGAACAAGCTGTACCTGGAGACCCACGGAGGGTGGGGTTTGGAGCAGATCACCACAGAGACACCTCCAGGGACTGCAGAAAGCCACAGTTCAG CCCCCAGGAACCCTGCCCCTCACCGGGTCTCCTGGGTCGAAGGCCCGCTCAGCCCAGAAGGATACCATCCTGGGCCAACCCTAGCCAGCCtggtggaggagaaagagaaggaggacgaggacgaggacaGCTACACAGATGAAGAGAAAGGACCTGACGATGTTCTCACCCATCACATCCAGGCTCTGGCCAGGGCCCGGAGCAACTACGTGGGCAGGCAGTTCCAGGGCCTTCGAGCCCGCCTCACCTCAAATGCTGGAGGGCCCCACAGGCCCGGGGACCCAGCCACAGAGCTGCTTCAGGATGTGCGGCACCTCCTTACCGACCTCCAGGATCACTTGTCAAAGGACCCCGACGTCAGGGCTGTCTTCGGGAGCCGGGGACCTGGGGTCCCCCAGAAGGAGGAGGATCTTG GCGCCGCGTTGGAGGCCGCCCTGTGCCGGGCGGTGCTGGAGCCCCTGAAGCCCGCCCTGTGGACGCGACTCCGGACGCTGCGAGCCCGGGAGCTGCGGCGACTGCGGCAGCGACAAACAGCCctgcgggcgggggcggggcctgaggggcagggccccgcccccgccctgcgGAGCCGCATCCACGCGCGCCTGGAGCACCTCCACGCCGCCTGCGCCCCACGCCGCAAGGTGGCGCTGCTGCTGGAGGTGTGCAGTGACGTTTACGCGGGCCTGGCTCAGGGCGAGGACCAAG AGCCCCTGGGGGCCGACGCCTTCCTGCCCGCGCTGACGGAAGAACTGATCTGGAGTCCGCACATTGGGGAGACGCAGCTGGACGTGGAGTTTCTTATGGAGCTCTTGGATCCGGACGAGCTGCGGGGAGAAG CCGGGTACTACCTGACCACGTGGTTTGGGGCGCTGCACCACATTGCTCACTACCAGCCCGATGTGGGCCGCGCACCCCAGGGGCTCAGCTCTGAGGCCCGCGCCTCCCTGCGCCAGTGGCACAGCCGGCGAACGCTGCACAGACAGGACAGACAGGACCGCGGAGCCCAG